A single genomic interval of Natator depressus isolate rNatDep1 chromosome 16, rNatDep2.hap1, whole genome shotgun sequence harbors:
- the BRD3OS gene encoding uncharacterized protein BRD3OS yields MTGRVMNGRVSLAEKALSESYARLRYRDTSLLIWQQQQQKLESVPPGTYLSRSRSMWYSQYGNEAILVRDKNKLDVSRDTGQSKFCIIM; encoded by the coding sequence ATGACAGGCAGAGTAATGAATGGACGGGTGTCACTAGCTGAAAAAGCCTTATCTGAGAGCTATGCCAGGCTTCGTTACAGGGACACCTCGTTGCTcatctggcagcagcagcagcagaagttggAGTCTGTCCCACCTGGTACATACTTGAGTAGAAGCCGGAGTATGTGGTACTCGCAGTATGGTAATGAGGCCATTCTGGTACGGGACAAAAACAAACTGGATGTCTCCAGAGACACTGGGCAATCAAAGTTTTGCATTATTATGTAA